From the Cydia splendana chromosome 6, ilCydSple1.2, whole genome shotgun sequence genome, the window TGTAACGGAATATacgttaaaactaaaatagcTTCGTTTCTTAACCTTCTATTCATGTCAACTTAATTTTTCAGTGCCGTATGCCGCTTGCCCCCAAAACGCGTAGTCGTCAATGGCGGCAGCCCCCTTTTCCTCCAACGGCGCCGCGCCGCCCTCCAAAGATGGTTGACACTCATGGCAAGACACCCCGTATTGGCCCACGATGCCGACTTAAGAACGTTCCTGTGCGAGGCAAACTCGAGACTTGAGAAGCCTAAACACGACGAGTTTACGTTGGCAGGAACACAAGAAAGCAGCTCTGTAAGTTGAACCTTATTTATTACTGTTTAAAGTCTAAAGTTAAGTAAGGTTCttcccagatatatcgacgcggaatcggcaaaagccgataggaaaaagctttatgtctgcgaaataagagcgaaaaagtcgtcgttcggcttggctcgcatcggccggcgcctgtcGACCGATCTGCTGCAATAAGAATTGCgcagatataaagctttttcttatcggcttttgccgattccgcgtcgatatatctggggagaccctaagcCCGTTGCTTGGTGGCGCGcaggttttttttaaaacgcgaaatagcccaatatttataattattttacgctctttacgtaggactgaatcataaATTTagttaacaacttcgtattattagaatgtcccattaaaattaaatagtaaaccaaagaacgaaaaataacgtcataataccggtattttttgtatgaagaaataccggttccgagccttggcgGCGCGAAGTATAAATTATGTCAAGTTTAATTTTCCGATTTTTCTAGAAGTTGGCAGACCTTCCAGTGCAAAGGGTCTCTAGGTTACTGGGACTGTACTATTTTAACACAATCCAAAGTTCATCTTGTATATTGTTCCAGAGAGACATGACTACAGAAGAGATGCAGGCAACTTTCGTGTCGAGCCAAGAGCAACTGCGACTGATACAACTGGGCTTAGACAGGCTCTTCCAAATTTTCGAGAGAGGTTGGTCCTTCTAACCAGATACACCTAGTTAACGAGTAAAAGAGAGCCCGTTTGTGAATGCTAATCTTCGTAAATTATCCATAATGCGGAGCCTTCGAGAGGTAATCCAGGGATCGCCTTTtgatatttcatttataattaaaAAGAGAGCGCCAAATAAATCGTATTTGCTCTATAAATTGGCTAAATAATCAGTGGTTTAAATACTTCGATTTCAATAGACACACAAACGAGAGTATGTCCCTATCCCTAGCTTCAgatttacctacttatacacGTATttaaggttggtattccacctgtccaaattgtccaatttctttgtccaatgtgtatttgcgtctcacattttgcttagtgagagagtgagacgcaatgcacattggaccaagatactGGACAGGTgaggtggaataccaacctaagAGACAACAATCCTTAGTTTTAGGTTTTTACCTGTTTGCCCTCACATTGcttaataaatttatacaatacattgTGCTATCTGGGCATATACCTATTTTTTGGCAGTTAATATAACTACGTCTTTTTTTTCAGCGGAGAGtcgctgtgaagcagaaaaggCGGATATAAGAGAACTCGGAGCTGGGTTGAACGCGCTTTCCGCTACCAATGTCTCCGACACCGCCCGCTGGTCGCCCGTGCGCGAAGCGCTTAAAGTCGCTGCCGAGTGAGTTTCAACCTCATGTCTTACATTCTAGAGTTTAAGCAGAAAGGACGAATATAAAAGAACTCGGAGCTGGGTTGAACGCCCTTTCCGCTACCAATGTCTCCGACACCACCCGCTGGTCGCCCGTGCGCGAAGCGCTTAAAGTCGCTGCCGAGTGAGTTTCAACCTCATGTCTTACATTCTAGAGTTTAAGCAGAAAGGGCGAATATAAGAGAACTCGGAGCTGGGTTGAACGCCCTTTCCGCTACCAATGTCTCCGACACTGCCCGCTGGTCGCCCGTGCGCGAAGCGCTTAAAGTCGCTGCCGAGTGAGTTTCAACCTCATGTCTTACATTCTAGAGTTTAAGCAGAAAGGGCGAATATAAGAGAACTCGGAGCTGGGTTGAACGCCCTTTCCGCTACCAATGTCTCCGACACCGCCCGCTGGTCGCCCGTGCGCGAAGCGCTTAAAGTCGCTGCCGAGTGAGTTTCAACCTCATGTCTTACATTCTAGAGTTTAAGCAGAAAGGGCGAATATAAGAGAACTCGGAGCTGGGTTGAACGCCCTTTCCGCTACCAATGTCTCCGACACCGCCCGCTGGTCGCCCGTGCGCGAAGCGCTTAAAGTCGCTGCCGAGTGAGTTTCAACCTCATGTCTTACATTCTAAAGTTTAAGCAGAAAGGGCGAATATAAGAGAACTCGGAGCTGGGTTGAACGCCCTTTCCGCTACCAATGTCTCCGACACTGCCCGCTGGTCGCCCGTGCGCGAAGCGCTTAAAGTCGCTGCCGAGTGAGTTTCAACCTCATGTCTTACATTCTAGAGTTTAAGCAGAAAGGGCGAATATAAGAGAACTCGGAGCTGGGTTGAACGCCCTTTCCGCTACCAATGTCTCCGACACCGCCCGCTGATCGCCCGTGCGCGAAGCGCTTAAAGTCGCTGCCGAGTTAGtttgaaccgattaagaaatataaagcgagcataacttatgttggcaagttgtctgatgcaatttacaaaattttgaagtctaacgacattcctgtggcctttaagacaaataatactttgcactcgaagctttgcaatggcaaagataagatcgagaatgggaaaaagtctggagtttataagcttacctgtgacgattgcaataaagtgtatgtggggcaaacgggccgtagtttcactactaggtataaagagcatgttgcgtcatatagacataaccatccagagaagtccaattttgcaaagcacttattagatacaggtcacactttatctgagaatcattcttttgatattttacatgtttgcgaaaagggattgcgtttgggtgttctggaacaactggaaataattaggtacaacaataggggcatgattcttaacgaacaattgaatgttgcgtcatcgccgttattacgaatttttccatctcactcacacttgcacggtagggggagtggtcaaggtataaatatggccgaccattctagacaggtcattccgttgccgggcgtcagaccgtcaacaactcctgaggatgcctcgtagagaggcgaaacacgtgtcgaggtttattcttttggtggtggtttgttatatttatttgcgtatttatttttgcggtgggagggtgggaatattaattgcatgtaaaaatacgcaagtaagtataacgggttagcactgattgactagcacgttatcttttcgcggattagcaaagtaatattttggttttaattagtatggatttccgcaaagtaacgcctgattctattcactatttgaaaacggcttgcgtggccgaacaggcacgactttatgtcaaactaaccaaacaacatcgtgcagctgtccagaatgtttggtttaaccaacagtgcaagcgtttgaatgttgttcctaattacatccatttccgctgtagtagtacttccagggctgctaaattggctattaatagggctcagaaaatatggttgaacgaagaatctcgccactggttttcagtaagggataatttgaaattgcatcttaaggtgttatattcagaactttcatttaagttgcataatctcgaattcgatattctggaccagaaggcgagatactttgcttctgaacttgcacaccagatgtatactacccagcttaacaaattgcataggttaacagagtcgagttctggttcatttttaaggagaagggatgtgcaagtaataactcaccatgttttccatcctcgagtcaagaatttaactaatgtggagttctcagaaaatgaaattgggcttttagataaaggtttgaagtataatttccagacaaaaattactcatagaacattagaaaatttggcagtggattctgaggttgcaatagtgcggggccgtggtgatgtagatacaaagaccatggtggctaatgttatcaagagtactagtccagcacagagtgcgtgtgttgattctgatgttttgctgctaagttctatacaacagaaagtgcaagacagtgatttggtggtttcaaaggcagataaaggcaactgcattgtgattatggagaagggacagtataatcagaaagtactagaccttattcaaggtgacggattttcgagattgcaaagagatccaactccagggttccagaaagatcttagacaagcagttaagaattcttcatttgtttttgaaaccgaacatcagaagagtatggttgtgcctatgaatccacgagctcctattctttatggacttcccaaaattcataaggataatatcccagttcgtccagtggtctcatatttgggtgcgccaacttataatctggcaaaaaggttgaattccattataagagacaagtcccagttccagccgaaatattgcttgaaaaatagcttgcagttaatagaaaagatccaggacattaacataccagataatgctgttcttctttcattggatgtagacagtttgtttacaaatgtgccatatggagagactttggagattattaagggtctttttgaaaggcaacgtttacatccaggggaagtagatgaattgatagatctaatagcgatttgtatgaaacaaaattatttcagatttgggggacagtattatttgcaaagtgatggtttggctatgggttcaccactaagtcctttaatggctgatatttttatggaccattttgagaaccagcatattgcgggcaacaataatatattatactattttagatacgtggatgatttgattatttgttggacgggtagtatgggcctgctggatgcatttattgctgaaattaatggtaagcatccaaaaattaagtttaaaaaggaactagagcaagacaactcattgaattttctagatttaacaatcactaaagtaaacaacaggcatcagttcaaaatttaccgtaagcctacacataccgatacagttatcccggcttcttccacgcatccgtggcagcataagttggctgcttttcattgttatgtgcatagaatgttgactgtgcctctttctgatgaacactatcagattgaattaaataatatttatcacttagcagtttcgaatggttacgataagtctgttgtggatggtatcatcaggaaaaagcggaatagtatggtcaacactatgttgtatgcggcacgatcctctgaaccgattaagaaatataaagcgagcataacttatgttggcaagttgtctgatgcaatttacaaaattttgaagtctaacgacattcctgtggcctttaagacaaataatactttgcactcgaagctttgcaatggcaaagataagatcgagaatgggaaaaagtctggagtttataagcttacctgtgacgattgcaataaagtgtatgtggggcaaacgggccgtagtttcactactaggtataaagagcatgttgcgtcatatagacataaccatccagagaagtccaattttgcaaagcacttattagatacaggtcacactttatctgagaatcattcttttgatattttacatgtttgcgaaaagggattgcgtttgggtgttctggaacaactggaaataattaggtacaacaataggggcatgattcttaacgaacaattgaatgttgcgtcatcgccgttattacgaatttttccatctcactcacacttgcacggtagggggagtggtcaaggtataaatatggccgaccattctagacaggtcattccgttgccgggcgtcagaccgtcaacaactcctgaggatgcctcgtagagaggcgaaacacgtgtcgaggtttattcttttggtggtggtttgttatatttatttgcgtatttatttttgcggtgggagggtgggaatattaattgcatgtaaaaatacgcaagtaagtataacgggttagcactgattgactagcacgttatcttttcgcggattagcaaagtaatattttggttttaattagtatggatttccgcaaagtaacgcctgattctattcactattcaACCTTATGTCTTACACTATAGAGTTTAAGCAGAAAGGGCGAATATAAGAGAACTCGGAGCTGGGTTGAGCGCGCTTTCCGCTACCAATGTATCCGACACCGCCCGCTGGTCGCCCGTGCGCGAAGCTCTTAAAGTCGCTGCCGAGTGAGTTTCAACCTTATGGCATACACATATAGAGTTTAAGCAGAAAGGGCGAATATAACTCGAAGCTGGATTGAACGCGCTTTCCGCGACCAACGTGTCCAACGCCGCCGGCTGGTCGCCCGTATGGGAAGCTCTTAAGGTCGCTGCCGAGTGAGTTTCAACCATATGTCTTACACTATAGAGTTTAAGCAGAAAGGGCGAATATAAGAGAACTCGGAGCTGGGTTGAACGCGCTTTCTGCTACCAATGTCTCCGACACCGCCCGCTGGTCGCCCGTGCGCGAAGCTCTTAAAGTCTCTGCCGAGTGAGTTTCAACCTTATTTCTTACACTATAGAGTTTAAGCAGAAAGGGCGAATATAACTCGAAGCTGGATTGAACGCCCTTTCCGCGACCAACGTGTCCAACGCCGCTGGCTGGTCGCCCGTACGGGAAGCGCTCAAGGTCGCTGCGGAGTGAGTTTCAACCTTATGCAAATTATTATAGAGTTCAAAACTTGTACGTAATGTACGTGTACTAACACCAACACTTTACATTGGCCATCGGCGGACCTTctatttgtaataaggtttacgaagtGTCAGTTGACAATGTGGACGATGGTACGATACTTTTTGTAGGTGGCCCATGAGGGGAATATATAAAGTAGTTGACGAAGTTGTGAAGTGCTAAGTTACTTTCAGTCTTATGGTAGGCATTATAAAGTCTAATTAGtcctttttaaataaaaaatcaatATGATCATTTTTTCTGCAGACTGGCGGTTGAGATGGGCGAAAATACAACAGAAAACACAGACTTCACAGAAGATGGTATTGGAGGGAGGCTACTGTTGGCTCTAGATGCTTTAGGGGCTTACAGGTATGAAATGACCAATATGACGTGTATTTTACCGTCAAGGGCTTTAATATCGACACAAATAAAGCGCCAAAAACATGTGTATcaactcattttaaaacaagcAAATACGTCTGGCTGGTGACAGgttctggtaggcttccgtagctcattTGGTTAGAGCAAACGCACGGATTGCGGCGGTTGCGGgatcaagtcctgccggaaacttatttttttctatgtttttcctttaatataaaatttggaacatGTGTATTGTTTTTATTGCATAGACAGAAAGCATTAAGGTAGTGCGTCGATATTTATAGCCCGTTATCGATATTTTAAACCTCGACTTATGGCATGACTAACTTTGCTTTATCTATCTTCTCTGTCAATGTATTTGTATAGTATAAGTGTTAATAAATTTTCAGGGAACTGTGCGGGCGCCTGACTCGGGGCCTGCACGCCGAGCGGGCCGCGGCGGCCGCGCAGCACAAGCACTCGGCCGCGAGCCAGCTGCTGCGCGAGCGACACCGGTACGCGCTCTGCTGCGCCACGCAGGTACACAGATCATAAATTAGAGAACAcacacaatagggaatattacgcaagactctgcgtagggggcgccactagcaCAAACTGAGGCCctatcaggggtgcgaaactcctcccttcgggcaaacacggctccgttcggctcagcattgctccgagcaattattaatgttgacacaacttgacttccctttgcgtgcacgaccaaagataatggcttgaattttgataaCCCTAAATAACCGAAAGGGGTAgtgacagcatgattcgactaCGGCAGTACTATTTTTCGTTCTGTGGCCCTATCCCAAAACACGAAAATGGAAGTTTcgttatctgtctctctatcactcttgcatattcgagctatagagtggcagataacgaaatttcgattaccgcgtttcgcggtaggctctctgtaaattgatgcatcaatgtcaattagtgaaaacttgtcaaaaaactgtttaaggaatagtatatataagttactctatggtttacaatgtgtgctagtgctgcactctggcggcagaacattgcagtaataccccctattgcaAACAACAGGCGGATGTTAATTCCTTTATTTCTACATACCTAgttatttttttccaaaaaattctGAGTTTTTTTTTCCAACTCTTTGAAAATGTTCCGCATGCATCTGTATTCGTAGGGTTGGTAAAAGCAGCAACAGCAACTTTTAACACTAGATAAATCATACCGAACTGCACGTATACTTTTACATATATTGTAAAATGTTGTAATGTTGAATtcataactgttttttttttaacaggaAGCGCTCCTGTCTCGTGCCTACGCACTAGCTGCTGTCGAATCTCTTCCGTCTCTCTTCCGCACGCAAGGCGCGACGCACGCGCGCGTCGCCACTCTTTGGGCGGACCTGCATACAGCGCTCCGACACGCCGCCAAACCGAAATAGACCTTAATACAGAGGTATACAGTTAAAAATTAGAATGCTAGCTCGAAGATAATAATTAGAATCTAAGGCCAACCACAATTagcagactgatcaacgtcactcaacagtgaactatgaaacttcccatacaataaaatttagcgaacgctttaacagtaacagacggtttggtgcaaccgttGAGAATAGCGGTCAGATTTTATCATCGTACTTCGTATTTGTCTACGTGGCGTGTCTCAATCGTAAGTCGCAATCTCTTTTAGTCGTacggtcacagaataaataatagtactaggtacagaagactcactctctaacaaaacgcgtctgttacgatcaggacagatatggccgctaggtggcgacagcgccacgcgcggcttatggctagccaccaaaattggtgtggaacggatgtacttttagctacctgtagtaAAGCGACGAAagcgcggagtgagccacgcctggtacggtgttaaaaagtgacatatattttattaagcgTATCTAGATAACGCCATACAACATACACCTGCAGGCGTAGTAAGACATGAAAACTATGTGACAAGCCGAGTCTGTGTGGCAGTGGTAGGGAATGCAAACCGGTTTttaattgtatagaaaaacCGGATATTAACcgaaatttcatacaaataaaaaccggTTTGCATTCCCTACTCACAGTAGTCATAAATAATCTAACAGATGGTGCTATACGTAATTTACCATCTCCGACACGGCCATCCCCACATTGTCCGCGTCCCTGAGTATGTTCTCTTCGAAAATATACTAATACGCCTTTACTACCTTATTTGTACGACTCTAATTAGCGTTGGGAGAATCTCATCCGTGCCTGTAAATAGTGTAAAACATTGAATTAAATGAATGTTGCAAATTAAACGCCGACGGTGTCGGACGTAAttgttagttattttattaactttacTATATAgatatacatttttattcggGTATATTACATCATTTAAATAAagattatgtatatgtaaataTGATTGTTGACAATAATTGTTATattcgtataattatttaccaaataatattttttgtaaataaatcaaatgaaatCAAGTGTCTTCCAAATCGATAATTTTACATATCTAATatgcaaataatattttgattttttttaccaTTTATAGTTAATTTTTCGTacattttaagcaaaataaggtTTTGGGGATTTTATTAAAGAGTTAGGTAGATAAGTGAGTAAAGTTTGTTCTTAATGCAAGATCATAATATGATATTCttgttacatttaaataataacattaattttaaattatttgaagtGAAAAGTGGaccaaaattatatattttacctGTGATATTGTGTACCCATATCTTTTCGTAATTGTTTCTATTATAGTGTCtaagaaaatttaaaattaaattaaaatattgctGTATTTGTATAAACTATATCTAGATATTATTACTTTATTTGTACGAGAgttaatgttattatgtttTGTTGAAGTTTCTGTATATTGAGTACTTTTTagacaaaatatattattattataaattatttagtcatGAATTTTTATTTACGAGGATCCTATATTTATGAATCAATATTATTAGGAATAGCATATTTTTAGGGGATCCATCAGATAAAAAATAATCAGGTACACAACCAAACGAAAGATTCGAAAATTGAACCAAGAGCGTAGGGAGTAGTTAAACAATGAAATCTTGAGCGATGCGATGGTTCAACAAActgccaccgagtgaaacacaaaaatgttcaaccacaccaacgcgaggaaaatactaaccgtaaaacattacaaatcgaATCCGAATGAATGCTTTTAAATACATATCATTCAAAAACATCACTTTAAAGTCAATTCCACCGGCCACaatgaggaaacaactcaaaattatgCAGATACTCGTATTATTATGATCACGTTTAATGAAAGCATGTACTTAACATATGtaaatataacaataaataaattatgaattataacAAATTACaatgtctgtttatctgttctTCTAACGACCATATTTATTCACCAGAAATAtatatgacaccgtaagattgtgaacccgttagtttataatctaacgtaggttaggttagattagattgtaatctccctaccgtcagtttataatttaactagcgagattataaagtgacgagtgtttacaatttaacGGTGACATATACATAAAGTAGTTTCATCTATTATTAAACGCGACAACTGTTGTCAAAAATTAGCCTTATGAAGAGTTGTtaaattgacataattattgtgtTAAGTTAGtgcatgtatgtatgtgtattcATCTCCCTACCACTGCCTTTACAAATGACATCAACTGTATTGCGCGACCAAACAATGCATCATTTTCATctacacaactaaaaattacgTATGTCTATAACAATACTCGTACGTACCTATCTACATTCTCTAAGTTCCAACACAACAATAGATCTCTTAGCCACAGACATTTAAATAGACATCGTGTGTGTTACGCTACACCAGGCATTCTATTTATTGTATATGCGTGTATACTAGCTATTAAATTGATTTCAGATTAAAAAAATCTCGAGTTTGAAGAGATTTACTATTTAGTTTTTTCAGAAGTCATAAAAGTTATAGTGAATGAATAATAGTAACTTAAGTAAAATTAGACGCAGtgcgttatttatacgtcataatttcatagaagtttgacgttttaaataacacttgcactgcgtgtgctatcaaaatcgttgcagacttgtcttggtctgactctacctacGTTTTTACTGGGAAATTGTCACTCTGATATCCCACGTCGCAGAAGATGACAGaatatacgtacctacctatattctTTCGTACCTACTACTACTGTCTAATTTTCCTTTCCTTTCAAAATGGACATATTTTAGTTCAAATGACCTAGATAGGTTCCAAATATGCTAACGTGACGTTATCTACTCATTAGATACCTATATGTCTGTTGTGTTTACAGTGCTATTCAATACTTACAGTTCGGTCACTACTGCGTTGCGGTTTACAAACACTCGCTTCCCTTAGAGTCGGATGTCAAAGACAATATCAGTATTTTTTGAAACGCC encodes:
- the LOC134791352 gene encoding sorting nexin-8-like, which codes for MSNSEIITFEDLEATDVISVELVPERKGLILKHCEYYVSSRRHGTTVTRRYNEFVQLYDVLYAKYPYRAVCRLPPKRVVVNGGSPLFLQRRRAALQRWLTLMARHPVLAHDADLRTFLCEANSRLEKPKHDEFTLAGTQESSSRDMTTEEMQATFVSSQEQLRLIQLGLDRLFQIFERAESRCEAEKADIRELGAGLNALSATNVSDTARWSPVREALKVAAELAVEMGENTTENTDFTEDGIGGRLLLALDALGAYRELCGRLTRGLHAERAAAAAQHKHSAASQLLRERHRYALCCATQEALLSRAYALAAVESLPSLFRTQGATHARVATLWADLHTALRHAAKPK